The DNA sequence GCCGGCTTTTCTTCGCCCGCAAGGCGTCAACAAAATCAACTCCAATACACTGAGCAAAGCTCCGCCCAATCACCCCGGCGACGAATCTACCGGCACGCCGGCGCGAGTTATGTGAAGCCACCGGAACAACCACGACATTAGGCCACTGCGCCGCTGGAAATGCATCCTCAATCTGCAAGTCACCAACAATATCTGCTACCAGTTGCGCAAAAGCCGCATCTACCCGGCAATCGTTCATGTTCTTCCAACGCACCAGAGCTGAGGCGACTGAACCGCTATACCATGCGCGTGCCCACACCGGAAAAATGCTCAAGTCATCACCTTGATCGTCAACAGCTAACAGATAACGCGCTCCGCTCTCGGCACGCCACCATGGGCCACGATGCCACAACCATGTACAGGAATCACACAAACTAACGTCAGGCGTCCCGCATCCCACGCACCAGCGGGGATAAATAATATCCGCTACCTGAGCGAAGAACTGCCGAACAGCGTGGACCACACCTACCATCATCGTTCACCCAGGAAATGTTGGTGCTATAGCATTCTCTAAAATCCGACGCCAACCACCAGCATCATAGGCATAGACATCATTAGCCGCAGTATGTAACACGATCGAATCATCATTGCGGCCGGCCGTCACACTCGTCATATCTTCGAGCGAAGACATAACCGAAATGCTTTCTCCCAAGGGCACCGAATACAAAGCATTCATCGACGAGGTTTGGCTCTTCCCAATAACCACTAATCGGGAATCTGACACCCACGCCACATCCGTCATTTCACTCAGACGCTGCCCAACGCGAATTGGTTCAGATAGCGACTGCGGAACCCCAGCTCCATCACGCACAATACCGGCAACTAGAGCCTGAGAAACTCCTTCATGCTCAGCGAGCATCACAATCCGCCCGCCCTCACGTGATACTGCAAGTGAGCGAATCTTATAACCATCAAGCCACGTTGCTTCTACCCGCGCCCGTTGGCCAGAAGACATATCAATTGCGGTCAACTGCTGATCTGGCGAACGCTCAGCAGTCCACACAAAACGATGACGATCAATCGATGGGGAGACTAATTCTTGCCCAGATAACAATTCTATTGGCACCCCAGCTGCATCTATCCGATAGATTGTTTGCCCACCTTGTCCCAAAGCCACAAAATCGGCTAATTTCTCACCATAAGGTGTGGCTAGATCAGACAGATCTAAGCTGGCTAAAC is a window from the Arcanobacterium buesumense genome containing:
- a CDS encoding ComF family protein translates to MVHAVRQFFAQVADIIYPRWCVGCGTPDVSLCDSCTWLWHRGPWWRAESGARYLLAVDDQGDDLSIFPVWARAWYSGSVASALVRWKNMNDCRVDAAFAQLVADIVGDLQIEDAFPAAQWPNVVVVPVASHNSRRRAGRFVAGVIGRSFAQCIGVDFVDALRAKKSRRGGGNVAERGRKSRAQRAVKSFSGYDVILVDDVLTTGATLLGAQRAVSQAGGRVVGAVVLAVTDRP